A single window of Anaerocolumna chitinilytica DNA harbors:
- a CDS encoding spore coat protein CotJB encodes MSDAKCNAMKKLQEVSFALDDVRLFLDTHPFDKEALDYYETFRVEREKALSEYETAYGPIEQYRVKENTMWYWVHCPWPWEGAM; translated from the coding sequence ATGAGTGATGCAAAATGTAATGCAATGAAAAAATTGCAGGAAGTAAGCTTTGCATTGGATGATGTAAGATTATTCCTGGATACTCATCCTTTTGACAAGGAAGCATTAGACTATTATGAAACCTTCAGAGTAGAAAGAGAAAAAGCTTTATCGGAATATGAGACTGCCTATGGACCTATTGAGCAGTATCGTGTAAAAGAAAATACAATGTGGTACTGGGTTCACTGCCCATGGCCATGGGAAGGAGCAATGTAA
- a CDS encoding glutaminase family protein: MNTQFRAPAIPLVTVDPYFNVWSMSDRLNGDYTRHWTGAKNSMTGIVLVDGNPYIFAGKLSPSAGKPDYPDCPAMSQTKLEIKPLSTIYTFTDGGIELTASFITPLLMDDLDLLARPASYISFSAASVDGKAHQVRIYFDITAEWCINNTKQEVSLGHNDFHDISCVYAQNAEQKVLNRVGDDLRIDWGSVNLAVAKAAGSVVCTGNADLRKTFITEGTIAEGEVLKDAVSVSNTWPVLASMLDLGSITPEREASSYLVLAYNDIYSVEYFHEKLTGYWTRSFSSFNEMLECSVLSFQEVLKKCDTFNNTLKTDAIAAGGEKYYELLSLAYRQAIAAHKLVADPDGNVLFLSKENFSNGCMATVDVSYPSIPLFLLYNTELVKGMMRPIFKYAASEAWPFEFAPHDVGCYPKANGQVYGLEDGKLLHKYQMPVEECGNMLIMAATVSVQDGNADFASKNWELLCKWADYLKENGLDPENQLCTDDFAGHLAHNANLSIKAIVALAAFSRMSEMLGKTDLAAEYLGIAREMAAEWESKSAEEDHYKLTFGTAGTWSMKYNMVWDEILGLNVFSKEIPVKEAAYYLTQMNQYGLPLDSRNTYTKSDWMVWVATLCNSKELFDTIIDSLWRSLSETNSRVPFTDWYDTVTGRQIGFQNRSVLGGIFIKLLRDSLTK; encoded by the coding sequence ATGAATACCCAGTTCAGAGCACCCGCTATTCCATTGGTTACAGTGGATCCCTATTTTAATGTTTGGTCTATGTCCGACAGACTAAACGGAGATTATACCCGTCACTGGACAGGAGCGAAAAACTCCATGACCGGAATTGTACTAGTAGACGGCAATCCTTATATATTTGCCGGAAAGCTCTCTCCAAGCGCTGGTAAGCCCGATTATCCGGATTGCCCTGCCATGAGTCAAACAAAGCTGGAAATCAAACCGCTTTCCACAATCTATACCTTTACTGACGGCGGCATCGAATTAACTGCCAGCTTTATAACTCCTCTTCTGATGGATGATCTTGATCTGTTAGCAAGACCCGCTTCCTACATATCCTTTAGCGCTGCTTCCGTGGACGGAAAAGCTCATCAGGTCCGTATCTATTTTGATATAACCGCTGAATGGTGTATAAATAACACCAAGCAGGAAGTATCACTGGGACACAATGATTTTCATGATATTTCCTGCGTATATGCTCAGAACGCTGAACAGAAGGTCTTAAACCGTGTTGGCGATGATTTGCGTATCGACTGGGGTTCCGTAAATCTGGCTGTAGCAAAAGCTGCCGGTTCCGTCGTTTGCACCGGTAACGCTGATTTAAGGAAGACTTTTATCACAGAGGGTACCATCGCCGAAGGTGAGGTATTAAAAGACGCGGTCTCTGTATCGAATACATGGCCGGTACTTGCAAGTATGCTTGATTTAGGCAGTATTACACCGGAAAGAGAGGCTTCTTCTTATCTGGTATTAGCGTATAATGACATCTACTCCGTAGAATACTTTCATGAAAAATTGACCGGATACTGGACACGTTCCTTCTCTTCTTTCAATGAAATGTTAGAATGCAGTGTTCTAAGTTTTCAGGAAGTACTTAAAAAGTGTGATACCTTTAATAATACATTAAAGACGGATGCTATCGCCGCAGGCGGTGAGAAATATTATGAGCTGTTATCCTTAGCTTACAGACAAGCAATTGCAGCACATAAGCTCGTAGCAGATCCAGATGGCAATGTCTTATTTCTATCCAAAGAAAATTTCAGCAATGGCTGTATGGCAACAGTAGATGTAAGTTACCCTTCTATTCCGCTATTCCTGTTATACAACACAGAGCTGGTTAAGGGCATGATGCGTCCTATCTTTAAATATGCGGCATCCGAAGCCTGGCCTTTTGAATTCGCTCCTCACGATGTGGGCTGCTATCCGAAAGCCAATGGCCAGGTCTATGGTCTGGAAGACGGAAAGCTTCTGCACAAATATCAGATGCCGGTGGAAGAATGCGGTAATATGCTGATTATGGCTGCAACAGTCAGTGTCCAGGATGGGAATGCAGATTTTGCTTCTAAGAATTGGGAACTTCTCTGCAAATGGGCAGATTATCTTAAAGAAAATGGTCTGGACCCTGAGAACCAGCTATGTACAGACGACTTTGCCGGACATCTGGCACATAATGCCAATCTCTCCATAAAGGCGATCGTTGCTCTCGCTGCCTTCTCCAGAATGAGTGAAATGCTTGGAAAAACTGATCTGGCTGCTGAATACCTTGGAATTGCCAGAGAAATGGCCGCAGAATGGGAATCAAAGAGTGCAGAAGAGGATCACTACAAGCTGACCTTTGGCACCGCAGGAACCTGGAGTATGAAATATAATATGGTATGGGATGAAATACTCGGACTGAATGTCTTTTCAAAAGAAATCCCAGTGAAAGAAGCCGCCTATTATTTAACACAAATGAACCAGTACGGTCTTCCCCTGGATTCAAGAAATACCTACACAAAATCAGACTGGATGGTATGGGTAGCCACTCTTTGTAACTCCAAAGAACTTTTTGATACTATTATTGATTCTCTTTGGCGTTCTCTTAGTGAAACCAACAGCCGGGTTCCCTTCACCGATTGGTATGATACCGTAACCGGACGTCAAATAGGCTTCCAGAACCGTTCCGTACTTGGAGGTATCTTTATTAAGCTGCTCCGGGATTCCTTAACGAAATAA
- a CDS encoding spore coat associated protein CotJA, with the protein MNTPQAKLNIMPKDTPIEGIPVLPCDNQEADIPETMPLAMVTIKKQCFKDLYEPAQGLQAGTIFKEYELSFYGTGGALL; encoded by the coding sequence ATGAACACACCACAGGCAAAATTAAATATCATGCCAAAAGATACACCAATTGAAGGGATTCCAGTTCTTCCCTGTGACAATCAGGAAGCAGATATACCTGAAACAATGCCACTTGCCATGGTAACAATAAAAAAACAGTGTTTTAAAGATTTATACGAACCGGCTCAGGGCCTTCAGGCCGGAACCATCTTTAAAGAATACGAGCTATCTTTTTACGGAACAGGAGGTGCCTTACTATGA
- a CDS encoding ArsR/SmtB family transcription factor: MKIDVNTDNIKFFEALSSVTRIRIIEMLSNEPKNVKEIAEALNMSSAIVTRHIQQLEDAGIVKCRNSSGIRGIQKICSLDMDQAVLFFQQKEKQESAIRHSIPVGQYHAYNITPTCGLSSDSKIIGYLDDPRYFADPEHIKANIIWFGSGWVEYRIPNYMLGNQEVQYIEISLEICSEAPGYNENWPSDISFSLNGIEVGMWTSPGDFGASRGVFTPDWWNHETQHGLLKTLLVNTAGSYMDGVNISKVKVEDLGISYGQDIVLRIANPATARNVGGITLFGMNFGNYNQDINVRIDYKNKEKM; the protein is encoded by the coding sequence ATGAAAATAGATGTAAATACAGATAATATCAAGTTTTTTGAAGCGCTTTCTTCGGTGACTCGCATACGTATAATAGAAATGTTATCCAATGAGCCAAAGAATGTAAAAGAGATTGCAGAGGCCCTTAACATGTCATCAGCAATTGTGACCAGACATATTCAACAGCTGGAAGATGCGGGTATAGTAAAGTGCAGAAATTCCTCCGGCATCCGTGGCATCCAGAAAATTTGCAGTCTTGACATGGACCAGGCAGTGCTGTTCTTTCAGCAGAAAGAAAAGCAGGAGAGTGCCATCAGACATTCAATACCTGTGGGACAGTACCACGCTTACAACATCACTCCTACCTGTGGATTATCATCGGATTCGAAGATTATCGGTTATCTTGATGACCCAAGATACTTTGCTGATCCGGAGCATATAAAAGCCAATATAATTTGGTTTGGCAGCGGTTGGGTTGAGTACCGTATACCGAATTACATGCTGGGGAACCAGGAGGTACAGTACATCGAGATATCCTTGGAGATCTGTTCGGAAGCACCGGGATATAATGAAAATTGGCCTTCGGATATCAGCTTCTCTCTCAATGGAATTGAAGTAGGAATGTGGACTTCTCCCGGAGACTTTGGTGCCAGCAGAGGAGTATTTACACCGGATTGGTGGAACCATGAAACCCAGCACGGCTTACTAAAAACTTTGTTAGTCAATACAGCGGGAAGTTATATGGACGGTGTAAATATTTCAAAAGTAAAAGTAGAGGACCTTGGTATCAGTTATGGCCAGGATATCGTTCTAAGAATAGCAAATCCGGCTACAGCCAGAAATGTAGGAGGTATCACTCTTTTTGGAATGAATTTTGGAAATTACAATCAAGATATTAATGTAAGAATTGATTACAAAAATAAAGAGAAAATGTAA
- the metG gene encoding methionine--tRNA ligase, protein MCNCKKPYYITTAIAYTSGKPHIGNTYEIVLADSIARFKRQQGLDVFFQTGTDEHGQKIENKAAAAGITPKEFVDGVAGQIKDIWDLMNTSYDKFIRTTDTYHEEQVQKIFQKLYEKGDIYKGFYEGLYCTPCESFFTPSQLVDGKCPDCGGEVQPAKEEAYFLKLSNYTDRLIEHIKTHPEFIQPESRKNEMMNNFLLPGLQDLCVSRTSFKWGIPVSFDTKHVVYVWLDALSNYITGLGYDTDGNHGELYKKYWPADLHLIGKDILRFHTIYWPIMLMALDIPLPKQVFGHPWLLQGEGKMSKSKGNVLYADELVSYFGVDAVRYFVLHEMPFDNDGVITWELMVERMNSDLANTLGNLVNRTISMSNKYFEGIVRNAGVKEPVDAELEELAVKTCDKVVAKMEQLRVADALTEIFTLFKRCNKYIDETMPWALAKEEDKKERLETVLYNLVESITIGASLLKAFMPETSDKILAQLNTELRDIENLKTYGLYPNGNQVTKTPEILFARLDMKEVLEKVEATKAAEKVAENIEKDAEKEGAANEAAAVIDLPAKEEITYDDFAKMQFQVGEIIACEEVPKSKKLLCSQVKIGSQVKQIVSGIKAYYTPEQMVGKKVMVLVNLKPAKLAGILSEGMLLCAEDENGDLALMIPEKNMTPGAEIC, encoded by the coding sequence ATGTGTAATTGCAAAAAACCTTATTATATCACGACTGCCATTGCTTATACCTCAGGTAAACCCCATATTGGTAATACCTATGAGATTGTATTAGCTGACAGTATCGCAAGATTTAAAAGGCAACAGGGATTAGATGTATTTTTCCAGACCGGAACGGATGAACACGGTCAAAAAATTGAGAATAAGGCAGCGGCAGCAGGTATAACACCGAAGGAATTTGTAGACGGTGTAGCCGGACAGATTAAGGATATCTGGGATTTAATGAATACTTCTTACGATAAATTTATCCGTACTACCGATACTTATCATGAAGAGCAGGTTCAGAAAATCTTTCAGAAACTCTATGAGAAAGGTGATATCTACAAAGGTTTTTACGAGGGATTATATTGTACGCCCTGTGAATCCTTCTTTACACCATCACAGCTTGTAGACGGAAAATGTCCGGACTGCGGAGGCGAGGTACAGCCTGCCAAAGAAGAGGCTTACTTCTTAAAGTTAAGCAACTATACGGACAGACTGATTGAGCATATCAAGACACATCCCGAATTTATACAGCCGGAGAGCCGAAAGAACGAAATGATGAATAATTTCCTGCTTCCCGGACTCCAGGACCTTTGTGTATCCAGAACCTCTTTCAAATGGGGTATTCCGGTAAGCTTTGATACAAAGCATGTAGTTTATGTATGGCTGGATGCGCTGAGCAACTATATTACCGGATTGGGTTATGATACAGATGGTAATCACGGCGAATTATATAAAAAATACTGGCCGGCAGACCTTCACCTTATCGGAAAGGATATCTTAAGATTCCATACAATTTACTGGCCTATTATGTTGATGGCTCTTGATATACCTCTGCCCAAGCAGGTATTTGGTCATCCCTGGCTGCTGCAGGGAGAAGGCAAGATGAGCAAATCCAAGGGCAATGTTCTCTATGCCGATGAACTGGTATCTTATTTTGGTGTTGATGCAGTAAGATATTTCGTGCTTCATGAGATGCCCTTTGACAATGATGGTGTCATTACCTGGGAGCTGATGGTAGAAAGAATGAATTCCGACCTTGCCAATACTCTTGGAAATCTTGTAAACAGAACCATATCCATGTCTAATAAATATTTTGAAGGAATTGTCAGAAATGCAGGAGTTAAGGAACCCGTAGATGCAGAATTAGAGGAGCTGGCAGTTAAGACCTGTGATAAGGTAGTTGCTAAGATGGAGCAGCTAAGAGTAGCAGATGCACTGACTGAAATCTTTACCCTCTTTAAGAGATGCAATAAATATATTGATGAAACCATGCCTTGGGCCTTAGCAAAGGAAGAGGATAAAAAGGAAAGACTTGAAACTGTCCTTTATAATCTGGTAGAGAGCATTACAATCGGTGCCAGTCTCTTAAAGGCTTTTATGCCGGAAACCTCAGACAAAATTCTTGCCCAGTTAAATACAGAACTTAGAGATATTGAGAACCTGAAGACCTATGGCTTATATCCTAACGGCAATCAAGTTACCAAAACTCCTGAAATATTATTTGCAAGACTGGATATGAAAGAGGTACTGGAGAAGGTTGAAGCTACAAAAGCAGCCGAAAAAGTAGCTGAAAACATTGAAAAAGATGCAGAGAAAGAGGGAGCTGCAAATGAAGCAGCAGCGGTTATTGACCTTCCTGCCAAAGAAGAAATTACTTATGATGATTTTGCTAAAATGCAGTTTCAGGTAGGTGAGATCATTGCTTGTGAAGAAGTTCCAAAGTCCAAGAAACTTCTTTGCTCCCAGGTGAAAATCGGAAGCCAGGTAAAACAGATTGTATCCGGAATTAAGGCATATTACACACCGGAGCAAATGGTCGGAAAGAAGGTTATGGTATTAGTTAACCTAAAGCCTGCGAAACTTGCCGGAATATTATCAGAAGGAATGTTGCTATGTGCGGAGGACGAGAACGGTGACCTTGCACTTATGATACCGGAAAAGAATATGACACCCGGAGCTGAGATCTGTTAA
- a CDS encoding TatD family hydrolase → MIFETHAHYDDEAFNDDREELIDSFSKEGIGCVVNIGASLESSRASLALAEKYPFIYAAIGVHPSETAELTEENFTWLKENAINPKVVAIGEIGLDYYWDTPDRDIQKRWFLQQMELAKEVNLPAVIHSRDAAEDTLRMIQSSNLASVGGIIHCFSYSKEMAKAYIDMGFYLGIGGVLTFKNAKKLKEVVEYAPMESLVLETDSPYLAPEPNRGKRNSSLNLTYVAQKIAEIKGLDYETVLKVTEQNARAVYRIIEK, encoded by the coding sequence ATGATATTTGAAACCCATGCACATTATGATGATGAAGCATTCAATGACGATAGAGAGGAATTAATTGATAGTTTCTCCAAGGAAGGAATTGGCTGTGTGGTAAACATAGGAGCGAGTCTTGAAAGCTCCAGGGCATCTTTGGCGTTGGCAGAGAAGTATCCGTTCATTTATGCAGCTATTGGTGTACATCCAAGTGAGACAGCAGAGCTGACGGAAGAGAACTTTACATGGCTAAAGGAAAATGCGATAAATCCGAAGGTAGTTGCAATAGGTGAGATAGGTCTTGATTATTACTGGGACACTCCGGATAGGGATATACAGAAAAGATGGTTTTTACAGCAGATGGAACTTGCAAAGGAAGTAAATCTGCCTGCGGTAATTCATAGCAGAGATGCCGCGGAAGATACGCTTAGAATGATACAAAGCAGTAATTTAGCGTCAGTGGGAGGAATTATCCACTGCTTTTCTTACTCAAAAGAGATGGCAAAGGCCTATATTGATATGGGCTTCTATCTGGGTATCGGTGGAGTGCTTACCTTTAAAAACGCTAAGAAATTAAAGGAAGTAGTAGAATATGCACCCATGGAAAGTCTGGTATTAGAGACAGATTCCCCTTATCTGGCACCGGAACCAAACCGTGGCAAGAGAAATTCCTCGTTAAACTTAACTTATGTGGCACAAAAAATTGCTGAAATAAAAGGCCTGGATTATGAAACAGTGCTTAAAGTTACGGAACAGAATGCCAGGGCTGTATATCGAATAATCGAGAAATAA
- a CDS encoding GntR family transcriptional regulator: MTLDRGKAAVALYLQISQQIAEAIEHGEYTTGQIIPSEKQLQEQYGVSRMTVRLAVGELANKGYVERMRGIGTVVTYGKIEENLKRVISFSEEMQLHGIQMQTSYCEIKLVNATEKVAGNLGISVNSAVYELTRVRCANNKPLVYSVTYLKMQNLPLDAGLYSDSLYKVLKEKYNINITRAGDQLEATLAEGAVAKYLEVAQGFPTFKRTRVAYDQQDNEVEYSICYYPGDKYRYSVNL, translated from the coding sequence ATGACACTGGATAGGGGGAAGGCCGCAGTGGCACTATATCTGCAGATATCCCAGCAGATTGCAGAGGCAATTGAACACGGAGAATATACTACGGGACAAATAATTCCCAGTGAAAAGCAGCTTCAAGAACAGTATGGCGTCAGCAGAATGACAGTCAGGCTTGCAGTAGGAGAATTGGCTAATAAGGGCTATGTAGAGCGCATGAGAGGTATTGGTACTGTTGTTACCTATGGAAAAATTGAAGAGAATTTAAAAAGGGTTATCAGTTTTTCGGAAGAAATGCAGCTTCATGGCATCCAAATGCAGACGAGTTATTGTGAGATTAAGCTGGTGAACGCCACTGAAAAAGTAGCGGGTAACTTAGGTATAAGTGTAAACTCAGCCGTATATGAGCTGACTCGTGTCAGATGTGCCAATAATAAGCCTCTGGTGTACTCCGTAACATATCTTAAAATGCAAAACCTGCCTTTAGATGCAGGCTTATACAGTGATTCTTTGTATAAGGTTCTAAAGGAAAAGTACAACATTAATATTACGCGGGCGGGAGATCAGCTGGAGGCGACACTGGCAGAGGGAGCAGTTGCCAAATACCTGGAAGTTGCCCAAGGGTTTCCCACCTTTAAAAGGACAAGAGTAGCCTATGATCAACAGGATAATGAGGTGGAATACTCAATCTGCTATTATCCTGGGGATAAATACCGATACTCTGTTAATCTTTAA
- the rsmA gene encoding 16S rRNA (adenine(1518)-N(6)/adenine(1519)-N(6))-dimethyltransferase RsmA — MATLGNPKETIEILNKYHFIFQKKYGQNFLIDTHVLEKIIKAAEVTKEDLVVEIGPGIGTLTQYLCEAAREVVAVEIDKNLIPILGDTLSAYENVTILNEDILKVDLNKLVQERNGGRPIKIVANLPYYITTPIIMGLFEAHVPVANITVMVQKEVADRMQAGPGSKDYGALSLAVQYYAKPYIAANVPPNCFMPRPNVGSAVIRLTLHEENPVSIKDESLLFKLIRASFNQRRKTLANGLNNNAEIKLSKELITEAITDLNFSPSIRGEALTLTDFAALSNIIYEKQNKGRD, encoded by the coding sequence ATGGCAACACTTGGGAATCCAAAGGAAACAATTGAAATACTGAATAAATATCACTTTATTTTTCAAAAGAAATACGGGCAGAATTTTTTGATTGATACCCATGTTCTGGAGAAAATCATTAAGGCAGCAGAGGTAACAAAAGAAGATCTGGTAGTCGAAATTGGGCCGGGCATCGGAACACTTACCCAATATCTGTGTGAAGCAGCCAGAGAAGTGGTTGCGGTGGAGATTGATAAGAACCTGATACCTATTCTGGGGGATACTCTTTCTGCCTACGAGAATGTTACTATCTTAAACGAGGACATTCTAAAAGTTGATTTGAACAAGCTGGTACAGGAAAGAAATGGAGGAAGGCCCATTAAGATTGTGGCAAATCTTCCCTATTATATCACAACACCAATTATCATGGGACTTTTTGAAGCCCATGTTCCGGTTGCCAATATAACCGTTATGGTGCAGAAAGAGGTTGCAGACAGGATGCAGGCAGGCCCCGGCAGCAAAGATTATGGAGCGCTGTCCTTAGCGGTTCAGTATTATGCCAAACCTTATATTGCGGCAAACGTACCTCCAAATTGTTTTATGCCAAGGCCTAATGTAGGATCTGCGGTAATCAGACTTACGCTTCATGAGGAAAATCCGGTGTCCATAAAAGATGAAAGTCTTTTATTTAAGTTGATACGTGCCTCCTTTAACCAAAGGCGGAAGACACTGGCCAACGGTCTTAACAATAATGCTGAAATAAAGCTTTCAAAAGAGCTAATTACGGAAGCGATTACGGACCTTAACTTTTCTCCCAGCATCAGAGGAGAGGCACTCACATTAACGGATTTTGCCGCACTAAGTAACATAATATACGAAAAGCAGAACAAAGGCAGGGATTAG
- a CDS encoding class I mannose-6-phosphate isomerase — protein sequence MYSYHSKHNYDVNPGIRINDRDEDVLVGNNKLLELIISQIKQGNKIFVFDIYPGVDKNSLLSLLGEIKTGQLIDTDNCKLSDEELYRRFDRNITEDRVFGYMTGDRLENCFDKIKVSALMTQLEKNEGKVIFLIGVGASLFAKGDIHYYADITRWEIQLRYRTGAANWMFHNPEAPILTKYKIGFFLEWRLADTHKEENFDKVDYWIDANVSNELKIIDRGTFRRAYSTISREPFRMEPYFDKSVWGGQWMKETFELEPEADNYGWSFDGVPEENSVRFCFGKNSVTFPAMNLVRLYPVELLGSRVYETFGAEFPIRFDMLDTFEGGNLSLQVHPTLDYIKNTFGMSYTQDESYYILDATEDSCVYIGLKEGVDREAMLAELKAANRGELLFDTEKYINRIPVKKHDHILIPAGTVHCSGKDTQVLEISATPYIFTFKLWDWGHIGLDGLPRPVHIEHGSKNIQWNRDTGWVMSNLIHQEKLLTDTGRCIIERTGLHEYEFIETLRYTLSGEVEISLKGSVAVLNLIEGKEAWLKSKNGEWTPKKIHYCETFIVPAGAEEFVLEALEGEKIKVIVATVR from the coding sequence ATGTATAGTTACCACTCTAAACACAATTATGATGTAAATCCGGGTATTAGGATAAATGATCGGGATGAGGACGTCTTAGTTGGAAATAATAAGCTGCTGGAATTAATAATAAGTCAGATAAAGCAAGGGAATAAAATCTTTGTATTCGATATATATCCCGGTGTTGATAAGAACAGCCTGTTGTCGCTCCTAGGAGAAATTAAGACAGGTCAGCTCATTGATACGGATAATTGCAAGCTTTCAGATGAAGAATTATACCGCAGATTTGACAGGAATATCACAGAGGACCGCGTTTTTGGATATATGACTGGGGACCGTCTGGAGAACTGTTTTGATAAGATAAAAGTTTCTGCGTTGATGACACAGTTAGAAAAAAACGAGGGAAAGGTTATTTTTCTGATTGGCGTGGGAGCGAGCCTTTTTGCCAAGGGAGATATTCATTATTATGCAGATATAACCCGTTGGGAGATACAGCTTAGATATCGTACCGGAGCAGCTAACTGGATGTTCCATAACCCGGAAGCGCCGATACTTACAAAATATAAAATCGGATTTTTCCTGGAATGGAGACTGGCTGACACTCATAAGGAAGAAAATTTTGACAAGGTCGACTATTGGATTGATGCCAATGTCAGTAATGAGCTGAAAATAATAGACCGTGGTACTTTCCGCCGGGCATATTCCACAATATCCAGAGAGCCCTTTCGAATGGAACCTTATTTTGATAAGAGTGTCTGGGGAGGCCAGTGGATGAAGGAAACCTTTGAGTTAGAGCCGGAAGCGGATAATTACGGCTGGTCCTTCGATGGTGTCCCGGAAGAGAATAGTGTAAGATTTTGCTTTGGTAAAAATTCAGTTACATTTCCTGCTATGAATTTAGTCAGGTTGTATCCGGTGGAACTGCTTGGCAGCCGGGTTTATGAAACATTTGGAGCAGAGTTTCCAATTCGATTTGATATGCTGGATACCTTTGAGGGAGGAAACCTTTCTCTTCAAGTACATCCCACCCTTGATTATATAAAAAATACCTTCGGGATGAGCTACACCCAGGATGAAAGCTATTATATTCTGGATGCAACGGAGGACAGCTGTGTCTACATCGGTCTAAAGGAGGGTGTTGACAGGGAGGCAATGCTTGCGGAGCTTAAGGCAGCCAACCGCGGGGAACTACTATTTGATACGGAAAAGTATATAAACCGCATACCTGTAAAGAAGCATGATCATATATTAATCCCGGCCGGTACCGTTCATTGCTCCGGAAAGGATACACAGGTACTGGAAATAAGTGCGACTCCTTATATATTTACTTTTAAGTTATGGGATTGGGGGCACATAGGATTGGATGGACTTCCAAGACCGGTGCATATAGAACATGGAAGTAAAAATATTCAATGGAACCGGGATACCGGCTGGGTTATGAGTAATTTAATCCATCAGGAAAAACTATTGACCGATACCGGCAGGTGTATTATTGAAAGAACCGGTCTTCATGAGTATGAATTCATTGAGACTCTCAGGTATACTCTTAGCGGTGAAGTTGAGATATCACTGAAAGGTTCCGTGGCAGTGCTTAATCTTATAGAAGGTAAAGAAGCATGGCTAAAGAGTAAAAATGGGGAATGGACGCCAAAGAAAATTCATTATTGCGAGACCTTCATCGTTCCGGCCGGAGCAGAAGAATTTGTGCTGGAAGCATTGGAAGGAGAAAAAATAAAAGTTATCGTCGCAACGGTAAGATAG
- a CDS encoding manganese catalase family protein, translated as MWTYERRLQFPVKITTPDPKMASLIISQFGGPDGELAASMRYLSQRYSMPYKEVTGLLTDIGTEELAHMEIISAIVYQLTKNLTLDQLKTAGFDAYYIDHTTGLWPQAAGGVPFNSCFFQSKGDALTDLTEDLAAEQKARTTYDNILRLVADPDIVAPIRFLREREVIHFQRFGEALVRVQEHLDAKNFYAMNPELDKMMS; from the coding sequence ATGTGGACCTATGAAAGAAGATTACAATTTCCAGTGAAAATTACTACTCCTGACCCTAAGATGGCATCTTTGATTATCAGCCAATTCGGAGGGCCAGACGGTGAATTAGCCGCTTCCATGCGCTATTTGTCCCAGCGTTATTCCATGCCTTATAAGGAGGTAACCGGATTATTAACAGATATCGGAACAGAAGAACTGGCCCATATGGAAATCATTAGTGCCATTGTCTACCAGCTGACTAAAAATCTGACCTTAGACCAGCTTAAAACAGCCGGTTTTGATGCTTACTATATCGATCATACCACCGGTCTTTGGCCACAGGCTGCCGGCGGTGTTCCTTTTAACTCCTGTTTTTTCCAGTCAAAAGGTGACGCCCTGACGGATTTAACAGAAGACCTTGCTGCAGAGCAAAAGGCCAGAACCACTTACGATAACATTCTTCGTCTTGTAGCTGACCCTGACATTGTAGCACCCATTCGTTTCCTCAGAGAAAGAGAAGTAATCCACTTCCAGCGTTTTGGAGAAGCACTGGTAAGAGTACAGGAACATTTGGATGCCAAGAACTTTTATGCCATGAATCCAGAACTGGATAAAATGATGTCTTAA